A single region of the Sorghum bicolor cultivar BTx623 chromosome 9, Sorghum_bicolor_NCBIv3, whole genome shotgun sequence genome encodes:
- the LOC8085125 gene encoding LOW QUALITY PROTEIN: E3 ubiquitin-protein ligase SGR9, amyloplastic (The sequence of the model RefSeq protein was modified relative to this genomic sequence to represent the inferred CDS: inserted 3 bases in 2 codons), giving the protein MSKKTIKKQSTAGFLIIFLLKIPPWQYNCTRVDLHKFRDAFECPPKPRHKYRHPAKSVCISHQLTPPPTPVLHCSTTPIPMDAGHSHGQTPPPPTQSSTETLMAALLNVPAAHLPGLARALAADARRLRSRLAFLLLSTPHFARALARLRSMPLPAKAALLGRALLRSLVLLLPALCPDXRRLPPPPSPAARPRRRAPPPRHVRLLLPRGXASSSPVDWRAVIVDDVVASALSVSGLGATPWAALCPYVDAAAKCRRFADVAAVAAGSDGGTTTKDGEGSGAASYAAVLALPPAAGDGAPCAICREEMVARGRGRGVCGLRPCGHRFHWRCALRWLARRNTCPCCRAELPAEDPLAETRRLWRGVERMARGG; this is encoded by the exons ATGAGTAAAAAAACTATAAAGAAACAGTCGACAGCCGGctttcttattatttttttattaaaaatcccCCCGTGGCAGTACAACTGTACACGTGTAGATTTACACAAGTTCCGAGACGCATTCGAGTGCCCTCCAAAACCCAGGCATAAATACCGACACCCTGCAAAAAGTGTGTGCATTTCCCACCAGCTCACTCCACCTCCCACTCCAGTACTCCACTGCTCTACCACCCCGATCCCGATGGACGCTGGCCACAGCCATGGccagacgccgccgccgccgacgcagtCCTCCACGGAAACCCTGATGGCGGCGCTCCTCAACGTTCCAGCCGCGCACCTCCCCGGCCTCGCGCGGGCGCTGGCCGCCGACGCGCGCCGGCTGCGATCCCGCCTCGCGTTCCTCCTGCTCTCCACGCCGCACTTCGCGCGCGCGCTCGCGCGGCTTCGCTCGATGCCTCTCCCCGCCAAGGCCGCGCTGCTCGGCCGCGCCCTCCTCCGCTCCCTCGTCCTGCTCCTCCCGGCGCTCTGCCCCG CACGACGCCTACCACCACCTCCTTCTCCAGCCGCCCGACCTCGACgccgcgctcctcctcctcgccatgTGCGACTCCTACTCCCCCGCGG CGCCAGCTCCTCCCCCGTCGACTGGCGCGCGGTGATCGTGGACGACGTGGTGGCGTCCGCGCTCTCCGTCTCCGGCCTCGGTGCCACGCCCTGGGCCGCACTGTGCCCCTACGTGGACGCGGCCGCCAAGTGCCGCCGGTTCGCGGACGTCGCCGCGGTGGCAGCTGGCAGCGACGGCGGGACGACGACGAAGGACGGCGAAGGGAGCGGGGCCGCGTCGTACGCCGCCGTGCTGGCGCTGCCCCCAGCGGCGGGCGACGGCGCGCCGTGCGCCATCTGCCGGGAGGAGATGGTTGCTCGCGGTCGCGGACGCGGCGTGTGCGGGCTCAGGCCGTGCGGGCACCGGTTCCACTGGCGCTGCGCGCTGCGCTGGCTGGCCCGGCGCAACACCTGCCCGTGCTGCCGCGCCGAGCTGCCCGCCGAGGACCCGCTCGCGGAGACGCGGCGGCTGTGGCGGGGCGTCGAGAGGATGGCGCGCGGCGGGTGA
- the LOC8085126 gene encoding 1-deoxy-D-xylulose-5-phosphate synthase 1, chloroplastic, giving the protein MALWTTFSVPRGFLAVPAHHDSHFASAVEQLHGHKLLQARPLRPRRHHRPACVSASLSPEREAEYYSQRPPTPLLDTINYPVHMKNLSVKELRQLADELRSDVIFHVSKTGGHLGSSLGVVELTVALHYVFNAPQDRILWDVGHQSYPHKILTGRRDKMPTMRQTNGLAGFTKRAESEYDSFGTGHSSTTISAALGMAVGRDLKGGKNNVVAVIGDGAMTAGQAYEAMNNAGYLDSDMIVILNDNKQVSLPTATLDGPVPPVGALSSALSKLQSSRPLRELREVAKGVTKQIGGSVHELAAKVDEYARGMISGPGSSLFEELGLYYIGPVDGHNIDDLITILNDVKSTKTTGPVLIHVVTEKGRGYPYAERAADKYHGVAKFDPATGKQFKSPAKTLSYTNYFAESLIAEAEQDSKIVAIHAAMGGGTGLNYFLRRFPSRCFDVGIAEQHAVTFAAGLACEGLKPFCAIYSSFLQRGYDQVVHDVDLQKLPVRFAMDRAGLVGADGPTHCGAFDVAYMACLPNMVVMAPSDEAELCHMVATAAAIDDRPSCFRYPRGNGIGVPLPPNYKGTPLEVGKGRILMEGDRVALLGYGSAVQYCLAAASLVERHGLRVTVADARFCKPLDHALIRSLARSHEVIITVEEGSIGGFGSHVAQFMALDGLLDGKLKWRPLVLPDRYIDHGSPADQLAEAGLTPSHIAATVFNILGQNREALAIMAVPNA; this is encoded by the exons ATGGCGCTGTGGACGACGTTCTCTGTTCCAAGGGGATTCCTCGCCGTGCCTGCTCACCACGACTCCCATTTCGCTTCGGCGGTGGAGCAGCTCCATGGCCACAAGCTGCTCCAGGCCAGGCCACTCAGG CCTCGGCGTCATCATCGGCCGGCATGCGTGTCGGCGTCGCTGTCGCCGGAGCGCGAGGCGGAGTACTACTCGCAGCGGCCGCCCACGCCGCTGCTGGACACCATCAACTACCCCGTCCACATGAAGAACCTGTCCGTGAAGGAGCTGCGTCAGCTCGCCGACGAGCTCCGCTCCGACGTCATCTTCCACGTCTCCAAGACCGGCGGCCACCTCGGGTCCAGCCTCGGCGTcgtcgagctcaccgtcgcgctGCACTACGTCTTCAACGCGCCGCAGGACCGCATCCTCTGGGACGTCGGCCACCAG TCGTACCCGCACAAGATCCTGACGGGGCGGCGCGACAAGATGCCGACGATGCGGCAGACGAACGGGCTGGCGGGGTTCACGAAGCGCGCGGAGAGCGAGTACGACAGCTTCGGGACGGGACACAGCTCGACGACCATCTCGGCGGCGCTGGGGATGGCGGTGGGGAGGGACCTCAAGGGCGGAAAGAACAACGTGGTGGCGgtgatcggcgacggcgccatgaCGGCGGGGCAGGCGTACGAGGCCATGAACAACGCCGGGTACCTGGACTCCGACATGATCGTCATCCTCAACGACAACAAGCAGGTGTCGCTGCCGACGGCCACGCTCGACGGGCCCGTGCCGCCCGTCGGCGCGCTCAGCAGCGCCCTCAGCAAGCTGCAGTCCAGCCGCCCGCTCAGGGAGCTCAGggaggtggccaag GGAGTGACGAAGCAGATCGGCGGCTCGGTGCACGAGCTGGCGGCGAAGGTGGACGAGTACGCCCGCGGCATGATCAGCGGGCCCGGCTCCTCTCTCTTCGAGGAGCTCGGCCTCTACTACATCGGCCCCGTCGACGGCCACAACATCGACGACCTCATCACCATCCTCAACGACGTCAAGAGCACCAAGACCACCGGCCCCGTCCTCATCCACGTCGTCACCGAGAAGGGCCGCGGCTACCCCTACGCCGAGCGAGCCGCCGACAAGTACCACG GCGTCGCCAAGTTTGATCCGGCGACGGGGAAGCAGTTCAAGTCCCCGGCCAAGACGCTGTCCTACACCAACTACTTCGCCGAGTCTCTGATCGCGGAGGCGGAGCAGGACAGCAAGATCGTGGCCATCCACGCCGCCATGGGGGGCGGCACGGGGCTCAACTACTTCCTCCGCCgcttcccgagccggtgcttcGACGTCGGGATCGCGGAGCAGCACGCCGTGACGTTCGCGGCCGGCCTCGCCTGCGAGGGCCTCAAGCCCTTCTGCGCCATCTACTCGTCGTTCCTGCAGCGCGGCTACGACCAGGTCGTGCACGACGTCGACCTGCAGAAGCTCCCCGTCAGGTTCGCCATGGACAGGGCCGGGCTCGTCGGCGCCGACGGGCCCACCCACTGCGGCGCGTTCGACGTCGCCTACATGGCGTGCCTGCCCAACATGGTCGTCATGGCACCGTCCGACGAGGCCGAGCTCTGCCACATggtcgccaccgccgccgccatcgacgACCGCCCGTCCTGCTTCCGGTACCCGAGAGGCAACGGCATTGGCGTCCCGTTGCCGCCCAACTACAAGGGCACTCCCCTCGAG GTCGGCAAGGGCAGGATCCTGATGGAGGGCGACCGGGTGGCGCTGCTGGGGTACGGGTCGGCAGTGCAGTACTGCCTGGCCGCGGCGTCGCTGGTGGAGCGCCACGGCCTCAGGGTCACCGTCGCCGACGCGAGGTTCTGCAAGCCGCTGGACCACGCGCTGATCAGGAGCCTGGCCAGGTCCCACGAGGTGATCATCACCGTCGAGGAAGGCTCCATCGGAGGCTTCGGCTCGCACGTCGCCCAGTTCATGGCCCTGGACGGCCTCCTCGACGGCAAACTCAAG TGGCGGCCGCTGGTGCTTCCTGACAGGTACATCGACCATGGATCGCCGGCAGATCAGCTGGCCGAGGCTGGGCTGACGCCGTCGCACATCGCCGCCACGGTCTTCAACATCCTGGGGCAGAACAGGGAGGCTCTTGCCATCATGGCAGTGCCGAACGCGTAG
- the LOC8085127 gene encoding uncharacterized protein LOC8085127, whose protein sequence is MPSASKSKSKDRSAAKVAKEQPKVAAKPMGNGTLASSYNNLSGKFHVLEPSASLLGSQGIDKFRNTDEIDEHSRSSHGTGDFDCASNNGSCSGESEDPKEKPTSTASRVDSVPGCDIDKREKIRQKNEKKHQRQKERRAQELHERCKGYLMSRKLESLAQKLVAMGFSADQATMALIQNEGCVEESVTWLCNFDGSEEAKQQLAADQQSGANLKIDIADELSKIVSLEAKYKCTKQEVERAVVSCEGDLERAEEVLKTHKQESTAVPPKPEGSGDSSGLPNKQQVVLAQNAARPQTNGFSSVGSQQMRREEKDINYKLLMNGSGPKEPAIKGFQPLVTPMKPDLGRQQFVQPEKRRLNPNSIPSVPYVASSPLPVAVPQLKSDMRHVAGTNEVKSSMPNGSLRESVIVMQRPQSAGTRQSLPSTSHSMSASEQSARDWFLNGASGVDMMLNGGLGHGLRNMSLDSVSSARSFGHANHQQSFVSNPIELAANGWGGTWSSGSTSSSRSVASSLGAFRGWNSSESSSAMPHSDWRTNGPAPYDYTSVDWSVDTTLLNPAAKSERLSDTWSTMFMGGRSTRTPGNLSAAGIAGLHDSNHPMDPAPSPRPYEWPTFCRGGSS, encoded by the coding sequence ATGCCTTCTGCATCCAAGTCCAAGTCAAAAGACAGATCAGCTGCAAAAGTTGCAAAAGAGCAACCCAAGGTTGCTGCAAAACCAATGGGAAATGGTACGCTTGCAAGTTCTTATAACAACCTCTCTGGAAAGTTCCATGTTCTGGAACCATCAGCCTCTTTGTTGGGTAGCCAAGGCATCGATAAATTCAGGAATACAGATGAAATTGATGAGCATTCTCGCAGCTCCCATGGTACAGGGGATTTTGATTGTGCCTCCAACAATGGTAGCTGCTCTGGTGAGTCAGAAGATCCAAAGGAAAAACCAACCAGTACTGCGTCTCGGGTAGACTCTGTTCCTGGATGTGATATTGATAAACGCGAGAAGATCAGACAGAAAAATGAGAAGAAGCATCAAAGACAGAAGGAGAGGCGTGCCCAAGAATTGCACGAGCGTTGCAAGGGATACCTTATGTCCAGAAAATTGGAGTCACTTGCACAGAAGCTTGTTGCGATGGGTTTCTCAGCAGATCAAGCAACAATGGCCCTTATACAGAATGAGGGTTGCGTTGAGGAGTCTGTTACCTGGCTCTGCAACTTTGATGGCAGTGAGGAAGCTAAGCAACAACTTGCAGCTGATCAACAGTCTGGAGCTAACTTGAAGATTGATATAGCTGATGAGCTTTCAAAGATTGTGAGCTTGGAGGCAAAATATAAGTGTACAAAGCAAGAAGTTGAAAGAGCAGTTGTTTCCTGTGAAGGTGATCTAGAAAGGGCTGAGGAGGTCTTGAAGACACACAAGCAAGAATCAACTGCAGTCCCACCAAAGCCTGAGGGATCTGGCGATTCAAGTGGCTTGCCTAACAAGCAGCAAGTTGTACTTGCACAGAACGCTGCAAGGCCTCAAACAAATGGATTTTCATCAGTAGGATCTCAGCAGATGAGAAGAGAGGAGAAAGACATAAACTATAAGCTTTTGATGAATGGTAGTGGTCCAAAGGAACCTGCAATTAAAGGTTTTCAGCCACTGGTAACACCAATGAAGCCAGATTTGGGCCGTCAGCAATTTGTTCAACCTGAGAAGAGACGTCTCAATCCCAACTCGATTCCGTCAGTTCCTTATGTGGCATCGTCTCCTTTGCCTGTTGCAGTGCCACAACTGAAGTCAGACATGCGGCATGTGGCAGGAACCAATGAGGTGAAAAGTTCGATGCCCAATGGAAGCTTGCGAGAGTCAGTAATTGTAATGCAGCGTCCTCAATCTGCAGGTACCAGGCAGAGCCTACCATCCACTAGCCATAGTATGTCTGCGTCAGAACAATCTGCAAGGGATTGGTTCTTAAATGGCGCATCTGGTGTGGATATGATGTTGAATGGGGGCTTAGGTCATGGACTAAGGAATATGAGTTTGGACAGTGTTAGTTCTGCCAGGTCGTTTGGACATGCAAACCATCAACAAAGTTTTGTTTCTAATCCTATAGAGCTGGCTGCCAATGGTTGGGGTGGCACATGGAGTTCTGGAAGTACATCATCTTCCCGTTCTGTGGCGTCATCACTGGGGGCATTTAGAGGGTGGAATTCATCTGAGTCGTCCTCTgcaatgcctcattctgattGGAGAACCAATGGGCCAGCACCTTATGACTACACCTCAGTAGATTGGAGCGTCGACACAACGTTATTGAACCCAGCAGCAAAGAGCGAGCGGCTGTCGGACACATGGTCAACCATGTTCATGGGTGGCAGATCAACAAGGACACCTGGGAACCTCAGTGCTGCAGGCATCGCAGGGTTGCATGACAGTAACCATCCGATGGATCCTGCTCCATCACCTCGTCCATATGAGTGGCCTACTTTCTGCAGGGGAGGATCTTCCTAG